One region of Emys orbicularis isolate rEmyOrb1 chromosome 4, rEmyOrb1.hap1, whole genome shotgun sequence genomic DNA includes:
- the NDUFS8 gene encoding NADH dehydrogenase [ubiquinone] iron-sulfur protein 8, mitochondrial, producing MAALWMICRASCTGTPPCLSLTRLLSVTASRKSYKYVNVQEVKSDMKSITDRAAQTLLWTELIRGLGMTLSYLFREPATINYPFEKSPLSPRFRGEHALRRYPSGEERCIACKLCEAVCPAQAITIEAEPRADGSRRTTRYDIDMTKCIYCGFCQEACPVDAIVEGPNFEFSTETHEELLYNKEKLLNNGDKWEAEIAANIEADYLYR from the exons ATGGCGGCGCTGTGGATGATATGCCGAGCTTCCTGCACAG GGACACCACCCTGCCTGAGTCTCACCCGGCTGCTCAGTGTTACAGCCTCGAGAAAGTCCTACA AGTATGTGAATGTACAGGAGGTGAAATCGGACATGAAATCCATCACCGACCGGGCTGCTCAAACCCTCTTGTGGACAGAGCTCATCCGAG GTCTGGGTATGACCCTGAGCTACCTCTTCCGGGAACCTGCCACCATCAACTACCCTTTTGAGAAAAGCCCCCTGAGCCCGCGTTTCCGGGGGGAGCACGCCCTGCGCCGCTATCCGTCTGGAGAGGAGCGGTGCATCGCCTGCAAGCTCTGCGAGGCCGTCTGCCCTGCCCAG gcgATCACCATCGAGGCTGAGCCACGCGCTGATGGCAGCCGCAGAACCACCCGCTATGACATCGACATGACCAAGTGCATTTACTGCGGGTTCTGCCAGGAGGCTTGCCCTGTGGACGCCATTGTGGAG GGCCCCAATTTCGAGTTCTCCACCGAGACGCACGAGGAGCTGCTGTACAACAAGGAGAAACTGCTCAACAATGGGGACAAGTGGGAGGCCGAGATCGCGGCCAACATTGAGGCCGACTACCTGTACCGGTGA